A stretch of the Actinotalea sp. JY-7876 genome encodes the following:
- a CDS encoding glycosyltransferase, protein MRRRAPAPDVRAAGRTVLVAHPGAELYGSDRVMLESVAGFREAGWRVVVTLCDDGPLVAELRALGAEVRRTRSPVLRKSALRPAGFGLLVADTVLGAARGVALLGRLRPDAVYVSTVTVPLWTILARLMRRPVVVHVHEAETGAPAIVRRLMALPLVLATSVVVNSRFSVDVLRASLPAAVRRAVVVDNGVPGPAEVVPARRTIDGPVRLLYVGRLSARKGVDVAVEALAELHRTGCPARLDVVGAVFPGYEWFEQGLRDRVKELGLEGSVHLRGFHASVWPFLADADVAVVPSVVDEPFGNTAVEAVLAARPVVVSETSGLREASAGYGSAQQVRPGDPVALAGAVRRVRDAWPEFSRAAAADALTARDRHDPARYRGRAVAALEAAVSGAP, encoded by the coding sequence GTGAGGCGTCGCGCCCCCGCGCCGGACGTCCGGGCCGCGGGCCGGACGGTCCTCGTCGCCCACCCGGGCGCCGAGCTCTACGGCTCGGACCGCGTGATGCTCGAGAGCGTGGCGGGCTTCCGCGAGGCCGGCTGGCGGGTCGTCGTCACGCTGTGCGACGACGGTCCGCTGGTCGCCGAGCTGCGGGCGCTGGGCGCCGAGGTCCGGCGCACGCGCTCGCCCGTGCTGCGCAAGAGCGCCCTGCGTCCCGCGGGCTTCGGCCTCCTCGTCGCGGACACCGTCCTCGGTGCGGCACGGGGCGTGGCCCTCCTCGGGCGGCTCCGGCCCGACGCGGTGTACGTGAGCACCGTGACGGTCCCGCTGTGGACGATCCTGGCCCGGCTCATGCGGCGCCCGGTGGTCGTCCACGTGCACGAGGCGGAGACCGGCGCGCCCGCGATCGTGCGCCGCCTCATGGCGCTCCCGCTGGTGCTCGCCACGAGCGTCGTCGTGAACAGCCGGTTCAGCGTCGACGTCCTGCGCGCGTCGCTGCCCGCCGCGGTGCGCCGGGCGGTCGTCGTCGACAACGGGGTGCCCGGGCCCGCCGAGGTCGTCCCGGCGCGCCGCACGATCGACGGGCCCGTCCGCCTGCTGTACGTGGGGCGCCTGTCGGCCCGCAAGGGTGTCGACGTCGCGGTCGAGGCGCTGGCCGAGCTCCACCGGACCGGGTGCCCGGCTCGGCTGGACGTGGTCGGCGCCGTGTTCCCCGGCTACGAGTGGTTCGAGCAGGGGCTGCGCGACCGCGTGAAGGAGCTGGGCCTCGAGGGCTCCGTGCACCTGCGGGGCTTCCACGCCTCGGTGTGGCCCTTCCTCGCGGACGCCGACGTCGCCGTCGTGCCCTCCGTGGTCGACGAGCCCTTCGGCAACACGGCGGTGGAGGCGGTGCTGGCGGCGCGTCCGGTCGTCGTGAGCGAGACCAGCGGGCTGCGCGAGGCGTCCGCGGGCTACGGCTCGGCGCAGCAGGTCCGCCCGGGGGACCCGGTGGCCCTGGCGGGTGCCGTGCGGCGGGTGCGGGACGCGTGGCCGGAGTTCTCGCGCGCGGCGGCCGCCGACGCGCTCACCGCGCGCGACCGGCACGACCCCGCCCGGTACCGCGGCCGGGCCGTGGCCGCCCTCGAGGCCGCGGTGAGCGGCGCGCCGTGA
- a CDS encoding lipopolysaccharide biosynthesis protein, which produces MAPADQAAVGSGTAASAVQWNSIAVAGRQAFLLVSSVVLARVLGPETYGVISAATIYVTFTTLLLDQGLASALIQRPVLSRWAGGAVASANLVAGVLLAGLTVVVAPWVADFFRVEELTTVLRLLGLGLVVKSLAIAPRAMQARSLTFRAIAVADVSGAAAGAAAGVVAALCGAGATSIVFQVVTVDAVVATILLWSARGPVPNLRVSEVRALLPFGLRVMATDGIAYFSRNIDNILVGRVLGVVALSYYGMAYRVLVIPVQLVGQTVSRVMFPAFSRLAGRRELLADALVKATAMLAVVTVPAMGLLAVASPELVEVVLGRQWLPSAPLLTVLAVAGARETVLYVTGPLLKATGEVSLLVRYELLATAVQVAGIVVGLRWGVLGVAIGYTVAGFALSPVLLHLQRRLAGVTAGQQARAVLPPLHAALWGVAAYALVAQSSAGPALTLATGAAAYGAAAAVVLATVHRRSTARTGRWVLAVLPGRGRSSA; this is translated from the coding sequence GTGGCGCCTGCCGACCAGGCGGCGGTGGGCAGCGGGACGGCGGCCTCGGCGGTCCAGTGGAACTCGATCGCCGTCGCGGGGCGCCAGGCGTTCCTGCTCGTCTCCAGCGTCGTGCTGGCCCGGGTGCTCGGCCCCGAGACCTACGGCGTCATCAGCGCGGCGACGATCTACGTCACGTTCACCACGCTGCTGCTCGACCAGGGGCTCGCGTCCGCCCTGATCCAGCGGCCCGTGCTGAGCCGGTGGGCCGGTGGCGCCGTCGCGAGCGCGAACCTCGTCGCGGGCGTGCTCCTCGCCGGCCTGACCGTCGTCGTCGCGCCCTGGGTGGCCGACTTCTTCAGGGTCGAGGAGCTGACCACCGTGCTGCGCCTCCTCGGCCTCGGCCTCGTGGTCAAGTCCCTGGCCATCGCGCCCCGGGCCATGCAGGCGCGGTCGCTGACGTTCCGCGCGATCGCGGTCGCCGACGTGTCGGGCGCCGCCGCGGGCGCCGCCGCGGGTGTCGTGGCCGCGCTCTGCGGAGCCGGGGCCACCTCGATCGTGTTCCAGGTCGTCACGGTCGACGCGGTCGTCGCGACCATCCTCCTGTGGTCGGCGCGCGGGCCGGTGCCGAACCTGCGTGTGAGCGAGGTCCGTGCGCTGCTGCCCTTCGGCCTGCGGGTCATGGCCACGGACGGCATCGCGTACTTCTCGCGCAACATCGACAACATCCTCGTGGGACGGGTGCTCGGCGTCGTCGCGCTGTCGTACTACGGGATGGCGTACCGCGTCCTCGTCATCCCGGTGCAGCTGGTCGGTCAGACCGTCTCCCGTGTGATGTTCCCGGCGTTCTCCCGGCTCGCGGGGCGCCGCGAGCTCCTCGCCGACGCGCTCGTCAAGGCGACGGCGATGCTCGCCGTCGTGACCGTGCCGGCCATGGGGCTGCTCGCGGTCGCGTCCCCGGAGCTGGTCGAGGTGGTGCTCGGGCGGCAATGGCTGCCCTCGGCGCCGCTCCTGACGGTCCTCGCGGTGGCGGGCGCGCGCGAGACCGTGCTGTACGTGACCGGGCCGCTCCTCAAGGCGACGGGCGAGGTCTCCCTGCTCGTGCGGTACGAGCTCCTCGCGACCGCGGTCCAGGTCGCCGGCATCGTCGTCGGGCTGCGCTGGGGCGTCCTCGGCGTGGCGATCGGGTACACGGTCGCCGGGTTCGCACTCAGCCCCGTCCTGCTGCACCTGCAGCGGCGCCTCGCGGGTGTCACGGCGGGTCAGCAGGCCCGCGCGGTGCTGCCCCCGCTGCACGCCGCCCTGTGGGGGGTGGCCGCCTACGCGCTCGTGGCGCAGTCGTCGGCGGGCCCGGCCCTGACGCTGGCGACCGGTGCCGCGGCGTACGGCGCCGCGGCTGCCGTCGTGCTCGCGACGGTGCACCGGAGGTCGACCGCGCGCACGGGCCGATGGGTGCTCGCCGTGCTGCCCGGTCGCGGCAGGTCGTCCGCCTAG
- a CDS encoding glycosyltransferase, with translation MHDAATDVARPVVAVWKSTWLAPSQTFVRDQLAAMTRWRPVTIGERQVADGIARADLAPFPDGLVGRATRRLSRATGHRGVYERFLRREGAALVHAHFGTSAVGVLPVARRLGLPLVVTFHGYDVTQEPTRGEAGRRYVERLQAVFAYADLLVAVSQHLAGRLVELGAPPEKVRVHHIGVPVAGAVEPAATRDGIVFVGRLVDVKGPADLLAAVEHLDRGRDLRVRVVGDGPLRRQLEEQAARAGLAVEMLGRLPSEGVARELARAAVFCGPSRTTATGQEEAFGIVFLEAARHGLPVVAYRHAGVPEAVVDGETGLLAPEGDVGALAAHLRTLLDDPARAAALGAAGRERVLRDFDVRTQTARLEDLYDSVLDARPRGSRTRRPPRTR, from the coding sequence GTGCACGACGCCGCGACGGACGTGGCCCGCCCGGTGGTCGCCGTCTGGAAATCGACCTGGCTCGCGCCGTCCCAGACGTTCGTGCGCGACCAGCTGGCCGCGATGACCCGGTGGCGGCCCGTGACGATCGGCGAGCGTCAGGTCGCCGACGGCATCGCGCGCGCCGACCTCGCGCCGTTCCCGGACGGGCTCGTGGGCCGGGCCACCCGCCGGCTGAGCCGGGCGACGGGTCACCGCGGCGTGTACGAGCGCTTCCTGCGCCGCGAGGGCGCGGCCCTGGTCCACGCCCACTTCGGCACGAGCGCCGTGGGTGTCCTGCCCGTCGCGCGCCGGCTCGGGCTCCCGCTCGTCGTCACCTTCCACGGGTACGACGTCACCCAGGAGCCCACGCGCGGCGAGGCCGGACGGCGCTACGTCGAACGCCTGCAGGCGGTGTTCGCCTACGCGGACCTCCTCGTCGCTGTCTCGCAGCATCTCGCCGGACGCCTCGTCGAGCTGGGAGCGCCCCCGGAGAAGGTGCGGGTGCACCACATCGGCGTGCCCGTGGCCGGCGCCGTGGAACCCGCGGCGACGAGGGACGGGATCGTCTTCGTCGGCCGACTCGTCGACGTCAAGGGTCCCGCGGACCTGCTGGCGGCGGTCGAGCACCTGGACCGCGGGCGGGACCTCCGCGTGCGGGTCGTGGGCGACGGGCCGCTGCGCCGCCAGCTCGAGGAGCAGGCCGCGCGCGCGGGCCTGGCGGTCGAGATGCTCGGCCGGCTCCCCTCCGAGGGCGTCGCGCGCGAGCTGGCCCGGGCGGCCGTCTTCTGCGGCCCGTCACGCACGACCGCGACGGGTCAGGAGGAGGCCTTCGGCATCGTCTTCCTCGAGGCGGCCCGGCACGGGCTGCCGGTGGTGGCGTACCGCCACGCCGGGGTCCCCGAGGCCGTCGTGGACGGCGAGACCGGCCTCCTCGCCCCCGAGGGCGACGTCGGGGCGCTCGCCGCCCATCTGCGCACGCTCCTCGACGACCCGGCTCGGGCGGCTGCGCTCGGCGCGGCGGGCCGCGAGCGCGTGCTGCGCGACTTCGACGTGCGCACGCAGACGGCACGCCTCGAGGACCTCTACGACAGCGTGCTGGACGCGCGGCCCCGCGGCTCGCGCACCCGGCGCCCTCCGCGCACGCGCTAG
- a CDS encoding PKD domain-containing protein has product MLPLTHVLRRAVAAAAGTVLVLTGLVVPAGTAAADTTPSVPGVPATVSADALPTVQVDGVVWDQVVVGDTVYVAGSFATARPSGAAPGTSTVARRNLLAFDIRTGQLISSWAPTTNAQVRAIEASPDGSRLYIGGEFTQVNGASVWRIAALNRATGALIPSFVPKPDATVRAIAVTADAVYFGGLFNAVGTQTRTRLAAASPSGELLPWAPAAAGASGVNALLVSPDGSEVVVGGSFTSLNGSSDPGFGLGSVDPVTGALLPFAANTRWIRNGGRDGAITHLSGDGDFVYGSGYTFGRQSGTLEGTFAAHWGGGEIEWIEDCHGDTYSAFPVGEVIYQASHKHYCGNQDAFHQTEPWQMRLGTAVTRAVGGTITREPYDYTNFEGNPRPSQLHWYPDMDTGTYTGQNQGPWSVVGTSQYVVMGGEFQNVSGRPQQGLVRFAVPGVAPEDMGPSLSGGKFDLSATSPGDRAVRLRWTANMDPDNEDLTYSLIRNSNTAAPIYQVVQRSRFYDRPTMGYVDKGLTPGATYRYRLRATDPAGNLAWSDTVTVTVSGTATAGSDYAETVLADEPVAHWRLGEASGPWLRDATGWDDLRARAGATPGAPGALAGETDTALALDGSAQAHASTTPNIESPTTFSVEAWIRTTTTQGGRIVGFSSAETGTSSYADRQVYMDNQGRLRFGIRPYSGSRVVASSTQSYNDGQWHHVVGTADAGGTHLYVDGVRVASAAPAQGRMYGGYWRVGGDSLQGWTNRPTNDNFTGDVDEVAVYDRALTHAQVATHLVAAGRTSPLPAPPADEYGAAVAAAEPELYWRLDETSGTAAGDSGAYATPGTFRGAVALGAPGALADGTGTGVRLDGSSARVVSDRSFASPRVYSTELWFSTTTTAGGKLIGLGNNQTGLATSYDRQVVMGTDGRLSFGVFVANAFTNVTTPAAYNDGAWHHVVATQSAQGMRLYVDGELVGENPQSAARSLTGWWKVGGDTTGGVQPYLAGTVDEVAVYSRALSAETVAEHWSLGAGTIPAVPPVASFTATADGLRVDVDGSASSDPDGTVASHAWTFGDGATATGATASHDYAVGGTYDVTLTVTDDSGETASTTQQVTVAAPPVEPAGPFAADAFGRTLPSGWGTADVGGAWSLVGAASAFSVADGVGRMTVPRGGAGVTAVLAGAPSDDADVTARVATTTVANGAGAFFSLIGRRVGANDYRAKVKIAPNGVVTLYLNRVTGAETTLASLAVAPGVSYAAGDALRMRVTVSGTSPSTLQAKVWEDGQPEPADWQLTATDETAALQTAGGVGAMAYLATSTTNAPVTFTVDDLRAAGVGEPQPVENQPPVPAFTHAAEGLGVTFDASGTTDADGTVALYGWDFGDGTLGTGATPTHTYAAGGTYSVTLTATDEDGDAASVTRAVTVAAPPPPGQAPVAAFGVTSDGLSVAVDGAASTDADGTVTGYAWDFGDGTTATGATATHTYAAAGQYTIVLVATDDDGLSSSASQVVTVAGPGPEPAGPLAADDFARDVTGGWGGAATGGAWSLVGAASSFSVAQGAGRMVLPRAGAGVSAFLPGVSSTSTDVRVRTTVAPVADGGGLFVSLVGRRVGAADYRAKVKVAANGSATVYLTRVDGAETTLAVGAVPGVRLAAGEQLHIRLEVTGTSPTTLRTRVWKDGTPEPTTWQLTATDSTAALQAAGGVGLVSYVSASSTTFPLTVTFDDLVATDPSAP; this is encoded by the coding sequence ATGCTCCCGCTGACGCACGTCCTGCGCCGCGCCGTCGCCGCGGCCGCCGGGACGGTCCTCGTCCTGACGGGCCTCGTCGTGCCGGCCGGCACCGCCGCGGCTGACACCACCCCGTCCGTCCCCGGCGTGCCCGCCACCGTGTCCGCCGACGCCCTGCCGACGGTCCAGGTCGACGGCGTCGTGTGGGACCAGGTCGTCGTCGGGGACACCGTCTACGTCGCGGGCAGCTTCGCGACGGCGCGGCCGTCCGGTGCCGCGCCCGGCACCTCGACGGTGGCACGGCGGAACCTGCTCGCGTTCGACATCCGCACGGGACAGCTCATCTCGTCGTGGGCGCCGACGACCAACGCGCAGGTACGGGCGATCGAGGCGTCGCCGGACGGCAGCCGGCTCTACATCGGCGGTGAGTTCACGCAGGTCAACGGCGCGTCCGTGTGGCGGATCGCCGCGCTCAACCGCGCGACGGGCGCGCTCATCCCGTCCTTCGTGCCCAAGCCCGACGCCACGGTGCGCGCGATCGCGGTGACCGCGGACGCCGTCTACTTCGGCGGGCTCTTCAACGCGGTGGGCACGCAGACCCGGACGCGCCTCGCGGCCGCCTCGCCGTCCGGCGAGCTGCTCCCGTGGGCCCCGGCGGCGGCCGGCGCGAGCGGGGTCAACGCCCTCCTGGTCTCGCCGGACGGGAGCGAGGTCGTCGTCGGCGGGTCGTTCACCTCCCTCAACGGCTCGTCCGACCCGGGCTTCGGCCTGGGGTCGGTCGACCCCGTGACGGGCGCCCTGCTCCCGTTCGCTGCCAACACGCGGTGGATCCGCAACGGCGGACGCGACGGTGCCATCACGCACCTGTCGGGCGACGGGGACTTCGTCTACGGCAGCGGCTACACGTTCGGCCGCCAGTCCGGGACGCTGGAGGGCACCTTCGCGGCGCACTGGGGCGGCGGGGAGATCGAGTGGATCGAGGACTGCCACGGGGACACCTACTCGGCGTTCCCGGTGGGCGAGGTCATCTACCAGGCGAGCCACAAGCACTACTGCGGCAACCAGGACGCGTTCCACCAGACCGAGCCCTGGCAGATGCGCCTCGGCACGGCCGTCACCAGGGCGGTCGGCGGCACGATCACGCGGGAGCCGTACGACTACACGAACTTCGAGGGCAACCCGCGCCCCTCCCAGCTGCACTGGTACCCCGACATGGACACGGGCACGTACACCGGGCAGAACCAGGGCCCGTGGTCCGTCGTGGGCACCTCGCAGTACGTCGTCATGGGCGGCGAGTTCCAGAACGTGAGCGGCCGCCCCCAGCAGGGCCTCGTGCGGTTCGCGGTGCCCGGCGTGGCGCCCGAGGACATGGGCCCGTCGCTGAGCGGCGGCAAGTTCGACCTGTCGGCGACGTCGCCGGGTGACCGGGCGGTGCGACTCCGCTGGACCGCGAACATGGACCCGGACAACGAGGACCTCACCTACAGCCTGATCCGCAACAGCAACACCGCGGCCCCGATCTACCAGGTCGTCCAGCGGTCGCGGTTCTACGACCGCCCGACCATGGGCTACGTCGACAAGGGCCTGACGCCCGGCGCGACCTACCGCTACCGGCTGCGCGCCACCGACCCGGCCGGGAACCTGGCCTGGTCCGACACGGTCACCGTGACGGTCTCCGGCACGGCGACCGCGGGTAGCGACTACGCCGAGACGGTGCTCGCCGACGAGCCGGTGGCGCACTGGCGGCTCGGCGAGGCGAGCGGGCCGTGGCTCCGCGACGCGACCGGGTGGGACGACCTGCGGGCACGCGCCGGAGCCACGCCCGGCGCCCCCGGTGCCCTCGCGGGCGAGACCGACACGGCGCTCGCACTGGACGGCTCGGCGCAGGCCCACGCGAGCACGACGCCGAACATCGAGAGCCCGACGACGTTCTCGGTCGAGGCGTGGATCCGCACCACGACCACGCAGGGCGGCCGGATCGTGGGCTTCAGCAGCGCCGAGACCGGCACCTCGAGCTACGCCGACCGTCAGGTCTACATGGACAACCAGGGACGGCTGCGTTTCGGCATCCGCCCCTACTCGGGCTCGCGCGTGGTCGCGTCGAGCACCCAGAGCTACAACGACGGGCAGTGGCACCACGTCGTCGGCACGGCCGACGCGGGCGGGACGCACCTGTACGTCGACGGCGTCCGTGTCGCGTCGGCGGCCCCGGCCCAGGGCCGGATGTACGGCGGGTACTGGCGGGTGGGCGGCGACTCGCTCCAGGGCTGGACCAACCGCCCGACGAACGACAACTTCACGGGTGACGTCGACGAGGTCGCGGTGTACGACCGCGCCCTGACGCACGCCCAGGTGGCGACGCACCTCGTCGCGGCCGGCCGCACGTCGCCGCTGCCGGCGCCCCCGGCCGACGAGTACGGTGCCGCGGTCGCGGCGGCCGAGCCGGAGCTGTACTGGCGCCTGGACGAGACGTCCGGCACCGCTGCGGGCGACTCGGGCGCCTACGCCACGCCCGGCACGTTCCGCGGTGCGGTCGCGCTCGGCGCCCCCGGTGCGCTCGCGGACGGCACCGGGACCGGCGTGCGGCTCGACGGCTCGTCGGCCCGCGTCGTGAGCGACCGCTCGTTCGCGTCGCCGCGCGTGTACTCGACCGAGCTGTGGTTCAGCACGACCACCACGGCGGGCGGGAAGCTCATCGGCCTCGGCAACAACCAGACGGGCCTGGCGACCAGCTACGACCGGCAGGTCGTCATGGGCACCGACGGGCGCCTGAGCTTCGGGGTCTTCGTCGCGAACGCGTTCACGAACGTCACGACGCCCGCGGCGTACAACGACGGTGCATGGCACCACGTGGTCGCCACGCAGTCGGCGCAGGGCATGCGGCTGTACGTGGACGGCGAGCTGGTGGGCGAGAACCCGCAGAGCGCCGCCAGGTCGCTCACCGGCTGGTGGAAGGTGGGTGGCGACACCACCGGTGGCGTCCAGCCGTACCTCGCCGGGACGGTGGACGAGGTCGCGGTCTACAGCCGTGCCCTGTCCGCCGAGACGGTGGCCGAGCACTGGTCGCTCGGCGCCGGGACGATCCCGGCGGTGCCGCCGGTCGCCTCGTTCACCGCGACGGCGGACGGGCTCCGCGTGGACGTCGACGGGTCGGCCTCGTCCGACCCGGACGGCACCGTCGCGTCGCACGCGTGGACCTTCGGCGACGGGGCCACGGCGACCGGCGCGACCGCGTCGCACGACTACGCCGTGGGTGGGACCTACGACGTCACCCTCACGGTGACCGACGACTCGGGGGAGACGGCGTCGACGACGCAGCAGGTCACCGTCGCGGCGCCCCCGGTCGAACCGGCCGGTCCGTTCGCCGCCGACGCCTTCGGGCGGACCCTCCCGAGCGGGTGGGGCACGGCCGACGTCGGCGGCGCCTGGTCGCTCGTCGGTGCCGCGTCGGCGTTCTCGGTCGCCGACGGGGTCGGACGCATGACGGTGCCGCGTGGCGGCGCGGGCGTCACCGCGGTGCTCGCCGGGGCTCCCTCGGACGACGCGGACGTGACGGCGCGGGTGGCGACGACGACCGTGGCGAACGGCGCGGGCGCGTTCTTCTCGCTCATCGGCCGTCGTGTGGGCGCGAACGACTACCGCGCCAAGGTCAAGATCGCGCCGAACGGCGTGGTCACGCTGTACCTCAACCGGGTGACCGGTGCCGAGACGACCCTCGCCTCGCTCGCGGTGGCGCCCGGGGTGTCCTACGCGGCGGGCGACGCCCTGCGCATGCGGGTCACGGTCTCCGGCACGTCGCCGTCGACGCTGCAGGCCAAGGTGTGGGAGGACGGTCAGCCCGAGCCCGCGGACTGGCAGCTGACCGCCACGGACGAGACGGCGGCGCTCCAGACCGCGGGCGGCGTCGGGGCCATGGCGTACCTCGCGACCTCGACGACCAACGCTCCTGTGACGTTCACGGTCGACGACCTGCGCGCCGCCGGCGTCGGCGAGCCGCAGCCCGTGGAGAACCAGCCCCCGGTGCCGGCGTTCACGCACGCCGCGGAGGGCCTGGGCGTGACCTTCGACGCGAGCGGGACCACGGACGCGGACGGCACGGTCGCGCTCTACGGCTGGGACTTCGGTGACGGCACGCTCGGCACGGGCGCCACGCCGACCCACACCTACGCCGCCGGCGGGACCTACTCGGTGACGCTCACGGCCACCGACGAGGACGGCGACGCCGCGTCCGTCACGCGTGCGGTCACGGTCGCCGCCCCGCCGCCGCCGGGACAGGCGCCGGTCGCGGCCTTCGGTGTGACGTCCGACGGCCTGTCGGTCGCCGTGGACGGTGCTGCCTCGACGGACGCCGACGGCACCGTCACGGGGTACGCCTGGGACTTCGGTGACGGGACGACCGCGACGGGGGCCACCGCGACGCACACCTACGCCGCGGCGGGCCAGTACACCATCGTCCTCGTCGCGACCGATGACGACGGCCTGTCGTCCTCGGCGTCGCAGGTCGTCACGGTCGCCGGCCCGGGCCCGGAGCCCGCCGGACCCCTCGCGGCCGACGACTTCGCACGGGACGTCACCGGCGGGTGGGGTGGCGCGGCGACGGGTGGGGCGTGGTCGCTCGTCGGTGCGGCGTCGTCCTTCTCGGTGGCGCAGGGGGCCGGCCGGATGGTCCTGCCGAGAGCGGGCGCCGGCGTGTCGGCGTTCCTGCCAGGCGTCTCCTCGACCTCGACGGACGTCCGCGTCCGGACCACCGTCGCGCCGGTGGCGGACGGCGGCGGGCTGTTCGTGTCGCTCGTCGGCCGCCGCGTGGGTGCGGCGGACTACCGAGCCAAGGTCAAGGTGGCCGCGAACGGTAGTGCGACGGTGTACCTGACGCGCGTGGACGGCGCCGAGACGACGCTCGCCGTCGGTGCGGTGCCGGGCGTGAGGCTCGCTGCCGGCGAGCAGCTGCACATCCGGCTCGAGGTGACGGGCACGTCGCCGACCACCCTGCGGACCCGCGTCTGGAAGGACGGCACACCCGAGCCCACCACGTGGCAGCTCACCGCGACCGACTCCACGGCGGCGCTCCAGGCCGCGGGCGGCGTCGGGCTCGTCTCCTACGTGTCCGCGTCGTCCACGACCTTCCCGCTCACCGTGACGTTCGACGACCTCGTCGCGACGGATCCGTCGGCGCCGTGA
- a CDS encoding polysaccharide biosynthesis tyrosine autokinase: MELTDHLSAIRKHWWITVLTLLATVGIAAYVSSRMTPVYESTVTFFVAASTDTGTALQADEFAQRRINSYVGVLSSELLAQEVAAQPDIDLTPAEVTSRVSALVDPETILLTATVTDTETDRALRIAEAIATEFGPLISRLDSTDAASGASVSLTVISGPTLNPEPISPRTTLNIGVAALAGIALGLALSIARQMLDRTVRSLDDLKRATGLPTLATIGAEGRRRRGGAGELLIVDAEPGSPRAEAYRQLRTNLTFSAVTKRMQVVVVTSAVPGDGKTTTACNLAITLAEAGRSVLLVEADMRRPMVAQRLGIEGSAGLTNVLAGAVKVDDVLQPWGQHGLQVLAAGTLPPNPSELLGSDAMRELVTELRGRFETIVVDTPPVLPVTDASVVATHADIVVLVVRYGGTTREQARAAVEGLAAVGAPLAGTILNGAPSAVTAGGYGASAYATTGRAPRAPGDAQDQEASPTTREQTPADGLPLAPGTPVWRPAPADEDPGAERRTAGEAAPERSVRADR, translated from the coding sequence GTGGAGCTGACCGATCACCTCAGCGCGATCCGCAAGCACTGGTGGATCACGGTGCTCACGCTGCTCGCGACCGTCGGCATCGCCGCCTACGTCAGCAGCCGCATGACGCCCGTCTACGAGAGCACGGTGACGTTCTTCGTCGCGGCCTCCACGGACACCGGGACGGCCCTGCAGGCGGACGAGTTCGCGCAGCGCCGCATCAACTCCTACGTCGGCGTGCTCAGCAGCGAGCTCCTCGCCCAGGAGGTCGCCGCGCAGCCGGACATCGACCTCACGCCCGCCGAGGTGACGTCGCGCGTGTCGGCGCTGGTGGACCCGGAGACGATCCTGCTCACCGCGACCGTGACGGACACCGAGACCGACCGCGCGCTGCGGATCGCCGAGGCGATCGCCACCGAGTTCGGCCCGCTGATCTCCCGCCTCGACAGCACGGATGCGGCGAGCGGGGCCAGCGTGTCGCTCACCGTGATCTCGGGGCCGACGCTGAACCCCGAGCCCATCTCGCCGCGGACGACGCTCAACATCGGCGTCGCGGCGCTCGCCGGGATCGCCCTCGGGCTGGCGCTGTCGATCGCCCGCCAGATGCTGGACCGCACCGTCCGCAGCCTCGACGACCTCAAGCGGGCGACCGGGCTGCCCACGCTCGCCACGATCGGCGCCGAAGGGCGCCGGCGCCGCGGTGGGGCCGGCGAGCTGCTCATCGTGGACGCGGAGCCGGGCTCGCCCCGGGCGGAGGCGTACCGCCAGCTGCGGACGAACCTGACGTTCAGCGCCGTGACGAAGCGGATGCAGGTCGTGGTGGTCACGTCCGCGGTCCCGGGCGACGGCAAGACGACGACCGCCTGCAACCTCGCGATCACGCTCGCCGAGGCCGGCAGGTCCGTCCTGCTGGTGGAGGCGGACATGCGCCGGCCCATGGTCGCGCAGCGGCTCGGGATCGAGGGCTCCGCCGGGCTGACCAACGTCCTGGCCGGTGCCGTGAAGGTCGACGACGTGCTGCAGCCCTGGGGCCAGCACGGCCTCCAGGTGCTCGCCGCCGGCACGCTGCCACCGAACCCGTCCGAGCTGCTCGGCAGCGACGCGATGCGGGAGCTGGTGACCGAGCTCCGCGGACGCTTCGAGACGATCGTCGTGGACACCCCTCCCGTGCTGCCGGTCACCGACGCGTCGGTCGTCGCGACCCACGCGGACATCGTCGTCCTCGTCGTCCGGTACGGCGGGACGACGCGCGAGCAGGCACGCGCCGCCGTGGAAGGGCTCGCCGCGGTCGGTGCACCGCTGGCGGGCACGATCCTCAACGGCGCGCCGAGCGCGGTGACCGCGGGAGGATACGGCGCCTCGGCGTACGCGACGACGGGGCGCGCGCCGCGCGCCCCGGGCGACGCGCAGGACCAGGAGGCTTCGCCGACGACCCGCGAGCAGACACCCGCGGACGGCCTGCCCTTGGCTCCGGGCACGCCAGTCTGGCGCCCAGCCCCGGCCGACGAGGACCCGGGGGCCGAACGCCGCACGGCCGGTGAGGCGGCCCCGGAACGGTCCGTCCGCGCCGACCGCTGA